One Fusarium poae strain DAOMC 252244 chromosome 4, whole genome shotgun sequence DNA window includes the following coding sequences:
- a CDS encoding hypothetical protein (BUSCO:40762at5125) → MARTTRSTKPAPSESKASDPKTTASKFSIPPRAENASKVFVLPSRASSEARIVTLPHPRHGRPARYLVCPETGIYEFTKVATPKTTPRSWLIENNPNSASTDTTSKVGVSMGQDLYLATLIDPLFLVLPALTETQSKSSEGKRLFLSSDDHFDKLPQDCSHLSEILRCDKTRKLIEGRMAVVCDTVDAGDESMFRLNEIKLAKVVLEKAQRMQNGGLAPTMEEKFVKKALEAPILVQKRETTETTAVAKTESPATTPVSNNSQSTAVITETEVSQPSTVATSMTEETTAENIASAIEASSEIVSLQRLRVAFSFICSGYIAQALATQLEELLKKESLVDFSPLEEYLAKLAKLRAEAMAAHSIDYSRKRGLEDEDEAFIKKRKMEEEKKKKSLESRGVRDLKKVNTKGMKKMSDFFKKK, encoded by the coding sequence ATGGCGAGAACAACTAGATCTACCAAACCAGCCCCGTCCGAATCGAAAGCATCAGATCCCAAAACCACTGCTTCAAAGTTCAGCATTCCTCCCCGAGCAGAAAACGCCTCCAAAGTCTTTGTTCTTCCTTCGAGAGCCTCCTCCGAAGCGCGTATCGTCACTCTTCCTCACCCCAGGCATGGCCGTCCTGCGAGATACCTGGTGTGCCCTGAGACGGGCATCTACGAATTTACAAAAGTTGCAACACCGAAGACGACACCTCGTAGCTGGTTGATTGAGAACAACCCAAACTCTGCTTCCACGGATACCACCAGCAAAGTTGGAGTATCAATGGGTCAGGATCTCTACTTGGCTACATTGATCGACCCCCTATTCCTAGTCCTCCCAGCATTGACTGAGACCCAGTCGAAAAGCTCAGAAGGAAAACGGCTCTTTCTTTCCAGCGACGACCACTTCGACAAGCTACCTCAGGACTGTTCACATCTGTCGGAGATTTTGAGATGCGACAAGACACGAAAGCTCATCGAGGGCCGAATGGCCGTGGTTTGCGATACTGTCGATGCAGGAGACGAGAGCATGTTTCGATTAAACGAGATCAAACTGGCCAAGGTCGTATTGGAAAAGGCGCAAAGGATGCAGAATGGGGGACTTGCTCCAACTATGGAGGAAAAGTTTGTGAAAAAGGCTCTTGAAGCACCAATTCTTGTGCAGAAACGAGAAACCACAGAGACTACAGCGGTAGCAAAGACAGAGTCCCCAGCAACGACTCCAGTCTCGAACAATTCTCAGTCAACCGCCGTCATAACAGAGACAGAAGTCTCCCAGCCTTCCACAGTAGCTACGTCTATGACAGAAGAGACTACCGCCGAGAACATCGCCAGCGCCATTGAGGCCTCTTCTGAAATTGTTTCTCTTCAAAGGTTGCGGGTCGCATTCAGTTTCATCTGCTCAGGTTATATTGCGCAGGCTCTCGCTACTCAGCTGGAAGAGCTTCTTAAGAAGGAATCTTTGGTGGATTTCTCACCTCTAGAGGAATACTTGGCTAAATTGGCCAAATTACGTGCTGAAGCCATGGCTGCACACTCTATTGATTACTCTCGTAAGCGTGGAttggaagatgaagacgaggctttcatcaagaagagaaagatggaggaggaaaagaaaaagaaatcacTAGAGAGCCGCGGCGTCCGGGATCTCAAGAAAGTCAACACTAAAGGCATGAAAAAGATGAGCGACTTTTTCAAGAAGAAGTAA
- a CDS encoding hypothetical protein (BUSCO:48260at5125) has product MADAHGSTTPPPPSNIRTPPTPRLGYQDHWEPFSPRKSARISSKRTRTPSPGASDRQPRSPQTAKKSSKHLNAAIASPMTQKKRMPANDFVRRATENMHAETSRDGASRRTHERSSSSAIGAGGMLPTPSKTPQKPPTEKKTAHIKAVARNLFSSDADEATLTPRKRSAKKYSGISLESFAVEEIEEPIEIFTDTRDRVPVRDEREDNPFLSSENPFFSEAPRAGPSKRHDKRKVKVPGEGVKTVDELADRKDGMVYTFRGKRFFRKFTEHEIEDMDERQTAEEDPEANLRRPLTRASIKPRLLFQDVKTKEQIEEEEAVTDVEENEELAYPATPSVSKKERESTPEAPKFAPASPPSTRRVTRSANKLTDESAPVIKRPSKRSPFDSWRRTKESAPKSPSRKRSGESIDTRETKRSRV; this is encoded by the exons ATGGCCGACGCACATGGCTCTACTACTCCTCCACCGCCATCCAACATCCGCACTCCACCAACTCCTCGCCTTGGTTACCAAGACCACTGGGAACCTTTTTCGCCTCGCAAGTCTGCACGAATTTCATCAAAACGAACAAGGACTCCATCTCCCGGCGCATCAGACCGTCAACCCCGATCACCTCAAACCGCCAAAAAGTCTTCTAAGCATTTGAACGCTGCTATCGCCTCACCTATGACGCAAAAGAAGCGAATGCCCGCCAACGATTTTGTTCGCCGCGCAACGGAAAACATGCATGCTGAAACTTCTCGAGATGGCGCCAGCCGTCGCACTCACGAACGATCCAGCTCTTCTGCCATCGGCGCTGGTGGCATGCTCCCCACACCATCAAAGACACCTCAAAAGCCTCCCACTGAGAAGAAGACCGCCCACATCAAAGCAGTCGCCCGCAACCTTTTTAGCTCTGACGCCGATGAAGCCACCTTGACTCCTAGGAAGCGATCTGCCAAGAAGTACAGCGGCATTTCGTTGGAAAGCTTTGCTGTAGAGGAGATTGAGGAACCTATTGAGATCTTTACTGATACCCGTGATCGGGTTCCTGTTCGTGATGAGCGAGAAGACAACCCTTTTCTCAGTTCGGAAAACCCTTTCTTCAGCGAAGCACCCCGTGCTGGACCTAGCAAACGACACGACAAGCGCAAGGTCAAGGTTCCTGGAGAGGGCGTGAAGACCGTGGATGAGCTCGCCGACCGTAAGGATGGTATGGTGTACACATT CCGTGGCAAGAGATTCTTCCGCAAATTCACTGAGCATGAGATTGAAGATATGGATGAGCGCCAAACTGCAGAGGAAGACCCAGAGGCTAATCTTCGTCGTCCTTTGACGCGAGCTTCGATTAAGCCTCGTCTCCTCTTCCAGGATGTCAAGACGAAGGAGCAgatcgaagaagaagaagccgtCACAGACGTGGAAGAAAACGAGGAACTGGCCTACCCAGCGACGCCATCAGTTTCCAAGAAAGAACGCGAGTCTACCCCCGAAGCGCCCAAGTTCGCTCCGGCTTCACCACCGTCTACTCGACGAGTCACTCGATCTGCCAACAAGCTGACAGATGAGAGCGCACCCGTCATCAAGCGACCCAGCAAGCGAAGCCCCTTCGATTCTTGGAGACGAACAAAGGAAAGCGCTCCCAAATCGCCATCGCGCAAACGATCTGGAGAAAGCATCGACACCAGGGAGACCAAGCGCAGCCGCGTTTAG
- a CDS encoding hypothetical protein (BUSCO:9146at5125) — MHILVTNDDGPPSPHSSPYVHCLIQQLQQAGHTVSVCLPHTQRSWIGKAHMIGQTLKPLYYRPSSVVHGDDSQGATHHRPSPSGDVEEWILVDGTPASCVQIGLHHFFQNRGPIDLVVSGPNYGRNTTAVFALSSGTLGAALEAAVCQKKSIALSFAFFTRNHDPIIIEAACRRSVKVIETLYKQWPTDGSADLYSVNVPLVEGLENNKAIWTNVLQNYWREGGCFQEIEGEAGDENEEEERIREGVDGEVDDAARPSSRKGHSHKHFKWAPRFTDVYKSVEESAPGNDGWAVKEGLTSITPLKANFMHGAGEFNQKELELDSGSVSDRKSQEMVLRPKGPSIHAVISYEDAYVQPLILSALNSLFPEGVFNLITDVPQSDEPALAKIVPSEENILQITAYEAIDFEYASSHERTTLINSYMIRKALIRKHYLSITVDHWVAKHPESVLKTHIKRSEAFEVDFAEFLDDALVEAFDLRESMDRNEEKSDPSSKEWWILKPGMSDRGQGIKLFSSMDELQNIFDIWEEDQPDTDDEEEVTDNDNDGDGITTSHLRHFVAQPYIHPPLLVDGEKRKFHIRTYVMCTGSLDVWVYKHMLALFAGKPYTAPADAPEDIESFLTNTCLQDSPNENTVRRFWDLPLPSDMRDDIFRQICDVTGEIFEAAAKAMPIHFQTMPNAFEVYGLDFLVDTQGTAWLLEVNAFPDFKQTGGDLKEIVSGFWKGVMRHGVAPFFGIESSIKDQEGAEDMVPVRKVDLGRR; from the exons ATGCATATCCTCGTTACTAATGACGATGGCCCGCCATCACCACATTCTTCTCCATACGTCCACTGTCTCATCCAGCAGCTGCAACAGGCCGGCCACACTGTTTCTGTATGTCTTCCTCACACGCAGAGGTCATGGATTGGCAAGGCACACATGATTGGTCAAACCCTCAAGCCTCTGTACTACCGCCCTTCATCCGTCGTCCATGGTGATGATTCTCAAGGCGCTACTCACCATCGCCCATCTCCTTCAGGAGACGTTGAAGAATGGATCTTGGTTGACGGGACACCCGCCTCTTGCGTCCAGATTGGCCTTCACCACTTCTTCCAAAATCGAGGACCTATTGATCTGGTCGTTAGTGGTCCCAACTATGGCAGAAACACCACTGCTGTCTTTGCTCTTAGTTCAGGAACTCTAGGTGCTGCTCTGGAGGCCGCTGTTTGTCAAAAGAAGTCGATTGCCTTGAGCTTTGCTTTCTTTACCAGGAACCACGACCCGATCATCATTGAGGCTGCTTGTCGCCGTAGCGTCAAGGTTATTGAGACTCTTTACAAGCAGTGGCCCACCGACGGCAGCGCGGATCTCTACAGCGTCAACGTTCCTCTGGTAGAAGGTCTGGAAAATAACAAGGCCATTTGGACAAATGTTCTGCAGAACTACTGGCGAGAGGGTGGTTGCTTTCAGGAGATTGAAGGTGAGGCAGGAGACGAgaatgaggaagaggagaggaTACGTGAGGGCGTGGACGGTGAGGTCGACGATGCCGCCCGACCTAGCTCACGAAAAGGACATTCCCACAAACACTTCAAGTGGGCACCAAGGTTCACGGATGTTTACAAGAGCGTAGAAGAGTCTGCGCCTGGTAACGATGGATGGGCCGTCAAGGAAGGACTGACAAG TATCACTCCTCTCAAGGCGAACTTCATGCATGGTGCTGGAGAATTTAATCAGAAAGAGCTTGAACT ggATTCGGGTTCGGTGTCGGACCGGAAAAGTCAAGAGATGGTATTGAGACCAAAAGGCCCCTCAATCCACGCTGTCATTTCCTACGAAGATGCATACGTTCAACCGCTCATCTTATCCGCCTTGAACTCTCTCTTCCCTGAGGGAGTTTTCAATCTGATCACTGATGTGCCACAATCTGATGAGCCAGCTCTTGCGAAGATTGTCCCCTCAGAGGAAAACATCTTGCAGATTACTGCGTACGAAGCCATCGACTTTGAGTATGCTAGTAGTCATGAGCGTACCACTCTTATCAATAGCTACATGATCCGAAAGGCTCTTATTCGAAAACACTACCTGTCTATCACTGTTGATCACTGGGTGGCAAAGCATCCGGAGTCTGTACTGAAGACTCACATCAAGCGTAGCGAAGCCTTTGAGGTCGATTTCGCCGAGTTTCTGGACGATGCTCTGGTAGAGGCCTTTGATCTTCGAGAAAGCATGGATCGTAACGAAGAGAAGTCAGACCCCAGCTCCAAGGAGTGGTGGATTCTGAAGCCAGGCATGAGTGATCGAGGCCAGGGTATCAAACTCTTCAGCTCGATGGACGAGCTCCAGAACATCTTCGACATCTGGGAGGAGGATCAGCCCGATAccgacgatgaagaggaggTCACTGACAACGACAACGATGGCGACGGCATTACAACTTCACATCTTCGACATTTCGTCGCGCAGCCATACATTCACCCACCTCTACTTGTTGATGGCGAAAAGCGTAAATTCCATATCCGCACTTATGTTATGTGCACCGGGAGCCTTGATGTCTGGGTCTACAAGCACATGCTTGCGCTCTTCGCTGGCAAGCCATACACTGCACCCGCAGATGCACCAGAAGACATTGAGTCTTTCCTGACCAACACATGTCTTCAAGACTCACCAAACGAGAACACTGTTCGTCGTTTCTGGGACCTACCTCTACCGAGCGACATGCGAGACGACATCTTCCGTCAAATTTGTGATGTAACTGGGGAGATCTTCGAGGCGGCAGCAAAGGCTATGCCAATCCACTTCCAGACGATGCCCAATGCTTTTGAAGTCTACGGTCTAGATTTCCTCGTGGATACTCAAGGCACTGCCTGGTTGCTTGAGGTGAACGCCTTCCCTGATTTCAAGCAGACCGGGGGTGACCTAAAGGAAATTGTGTCTGGGTTCTGGAAGGGCGTCATGAGGCACGGTGTTGCACCATTCTTTGGTATTGAGAGCTCAATCAAGGATCAAGAGGGTGCCGAAGATATGGTTCCTGTCCGTAAGGTAGATTTGGGACGGAGATAA